A region from the Oscillatoria sp. FACHB-1406 genome encodes:
- a CDS encoding succinate dehydrogenase/fumarate reductase iron-sulfur subunit, with protein MEVLFKVARGQQQQQPIVQTYRLSLEPGNTVLDALNRIKWELDGSLAFRKNCRNTICGSCAMRINGRSALACQESIGSEVARFARTSDSQIPEITIAPLGNLPVIRDLVVDMSGFWNNLEAVEPYVSTRGRALPEREFLQTPEERSQLDRSGNCILCGACYSECNARTVNPDFVGPHALAKAQRLVKDSRDSATEARLEEYNQGTQGVWGCTRCYWCNAVCPTGVAPMDRIGEIKQEILQQKTASDSRSIRHRKVLIDLVKDGGWIDERKFGLMVVGNYLRDLKGLLSLAPLGLRMLARGKFPLEFEASEGTETVRSLIEAVQSTKERSDS; from the coding sequence ATGGAAGTGCTTTTTAAGGTCGCTCGAGGGCAGCAACAACAACAACCTATCGTCCAAACTTATCGATTAAGTCTCGAACCGGGGAATACAGTTCTCGATGCTTTAAATCGAATTAAGTGGGAGTTAGATGGAAGCTTAGCGTTTCGGAAAAATTGCCGCAACACAATTTGTGGAAGTTGCGCGATGAGAATCAACGGGCGTTCTGCCCTTGCTTGCCAAGAAAGTATCGGCAGTGAAGTCGCTCGATTTGCTCGAACTTCGGACTCTCAAATTCCAGAAATTACGATCGCGCCGTTGGGAAATTTGCCCGTCATTCGGGATTTAGTGGTCGATATGAGCGGTTTCTGGAATAATCTCGAAGCGGTGGAACCCTACGTCAGTACGCGCGGACGCGCCTTGCCGGAACGCGAATTCCTGCAAACGCCCGAGGAGCGATCGCAACTCGATCGCAGTGGCAACTGCATTCTCTGCGGCGCTTGTTATTCCGAGTGCAACGCGCGAACGGTTAACCCCGATTTTGTCGGCCCCCACGCCCTCGCCAAAGCGCAACGCTTAGTTAAGGATTCGCGCGATAGCGCCACCGAAGCGCGCTTGGAGGAATACAACCAAGGAACCCAAGGTGTTTGGGGCTGTACGCGCTGTTATTGGTGCAATGCAGTCTGTCCGACGGGTGTCGCGCCGATGGATCGAATCGGCGAAATCAAGCAGGAAATTTTGCAGCAAAAAACAGCCAGCGATAGCCGTTCGATTCGCCATCGCAAGGTACTCATCGATCTCGTTAAGGATGGGGGCTGGATCGACGAACGCAAATTTGGCTTAATGGTCGTCGGGAACTATCTGCGCGATCTTAAAGGATTGTTGAGTTTAGCTCCTTTAGGTCTGAGAATGTTGGCACGGGGCAAGTTTCCCCTAGAGTTTGAAGCTTCTGAGGGGACGGAAACGGTGCGATCGCTCATTGAAGCAGTACAAAGCACCAAAGAGCGATCGGATTCGTAG
- a CDS encoding alpha/beta hydrolase — translation MFAISRQSDREKASLTLGADGVVLIPRTPPRQQRYKSLSLLLLNLGCVLGISMVATPARSADRVSLFVGPLEFSLAVESLQRYADNGNVQPDLAPYINRLNDEQQEQLRKILGTRAEVTPVAISQFLYTPQGEIILRELGTLIQTRSGQSGFYAIRSALILAAADKEGLTPLNVLRKFPTTSIRINSARVFELIGRVSSLVRQTEGAISAIRQEALTEIGNDSSEFPLDLQQAGSIPFTQQSLILNDVARNRTFPIDFYLPQQGTSVPLIVISHGLGSNRDSYRYLALHLASHGFAVAVPEHPGSNAAQLQALANGLVKDITPPRELLDRPLDVKFLLDELQRQYPQQIDWQRVGVVGQSFGGYTALALAGAQLNTEELQSNCDPNSLDFNISFLLQCQALRLPEPNYNLSDSRIKAAIAINPLSSQIFGPQQLASLKTPIMLISGSADAVTPALEEQIRPFTTLTTPDKYLVLLENGTHFSTIGTTDEDIALPPQVLGPDPAIAYDYTKAMALAFFQTYVAGNAQYSPYLSAAYAQSISRWPIPLSFIKSLSLEQLQSSMQETHLTVK, via the coding sequence ATGTTTGCAATTTCTCGACAGTCCGACAGAGAAAAGGCTTCCCTGACTTTAGGGGCTGATGGAGTTGTTTTAATCCCGCGCACTCCTCCTCGACAGCAAAGATACAAAAGTTTGAGCCTTCTGCTGTTGAATTTAGGCTGCGTTCTCGGTATCTCAATGGTGGCGACTCCGGCTAGAAGTGCCGATCGCGTTTCTCTGTTTGTCGGGCCGTTAGAATTTTCACTAGCAGTCGAGTCGCTGCAACGCTACGCAGACAACGGTAACGTGCAGCCCGATTTAGCGCCTTATATCAATCGCTTGAACGACGAACAGCAAGAACAGTTGCGAAAGATTTTAGGCACGCGCGCGGAAGTAACGCCGGTAGCAATTTCGCAATTTCTCTACACTCCCCAAGGCGAAATCATCTTAAGAGAATTAGGCACGTTAATCCAAACGCGCAGCGGACAGTCCGGTTTCTATGCAATTCGTTCGGCCTTAATCCTAGCAGCGGCAGATAAAGAAGGACTCACTCCCCTCAATGTTCTCAGGAAGTTCCCGACTACCAGCATTCGTATTAATTCTGCTCGCGTTTTTGAGTTAATCGGGCGCGTCAGCAGTTTGGTGCGGCAGACGGAAGGCGCAATCTCAGCCATCCGACAAGAAGCCCTCACCGAAATCGGCAACGATTCGAGTGAATTTCCTCTCGATTTGCAGCAAGCGGGATCGATTCCCTTCACTCAACAAAGCCTTATTCTCAACGATGTTGCGCGCAATCGCACTTTTCCCATCGATTTTTACCTCCCCCAGCAAGGCACAAGCGTGCCTCTGATTGTCATTTCTCACGGATTGGGTTCTAATCGCGACAGCTACCGCTACTTAGCTCTACATTTAGCGTCTCACGGTTTTGCCGTCGCCGTTCCCGAACATCCCGGCAGTAACGCCGCCCAGTTACAAGCCTTAGCTAACGGCTTAGTTAAAGATATTACGCCGCCGAGAGAATTGCTCGATCGCCCTCTCGATGTTAAATTTTTGCTCGATGAATTGCAGCGCCAGTACCCCCAACAAATCGACTGGCAGCGCGTCGGTGTTGTCGGTCAGTCCTTCGGGGGCTACACTGCTTTAGCACTAGCCGGGGCGCAACTCAATACCGAGGAACTGCAAAGCAATTGCGATCCGAATAGCCTTGATTTTAATATTTCCTTTCTCCTTCAGTGCCAAGCCTTAAGACTGCCGGAGCCGAATTATAATCTTAGCGATAGCCGCATTAAAGCCGCGATCGCGATTAATCCTCTCAGCAGTCAGATTTTTGGTCCGCAACAACTCGCCTCCCTCAAAACGCCGATTATGTTAATTTCAGGGAGTGCCGATGCTGTAACCCCTGCCCTAGAGGAACAAATTCGTCCTTTTACCACCCTCACTACCCCGGATAAATACCTCGTCTTACTCGAAAACGGCACGCATTTTTCGACGATCGGTACGACAGATGAAGATATCGCCCTGCCGCCGCAAGTTTTGGGCCCCGACCCCGCGATCGCTTACGACTATACTAAAGCAATGGCTCTAGCCTTTTTCCAAACTTACGTCGCAGGCAACGCCCAATACAGCCCCTATCTCAGCGCCGCTTATGCCCAGTCGATTTCTCGCTGGCCGATACCCCTGAGTTTTATCAAATCTTTGAGCCTGGAACAGTTGCAATCGTCAATGCAGGAAACCCACTTGACGGTAAAATAG
- a CDS encoding DUF2811 domain-containing protein produces MNSNISILAEIPEELHKSLREYLDAHPAWDQDQVFAVALSLFFLQNLPKKPVRLFPITPTVLPILHQTDSLSYVGSRDRN; encoded by the coding sequence GTGAACTCAAACATCAGCATCTTGGCAGAAATCCCAGAAGAACTCCACAAATCCTTAAGAGAGTATCTCGACGCACACCCAGCTTGGGATCAAGACCAAGTGTTTGCTGTCGCCTTATCTCTGTTTTTTCTGCAAAATCTGCCGAAAAAACCCGTTCGACTTTTTCCGATTACGCCAACAGTTCTTCCGATATTGCATCAAACCGATTCTCTGTCCTATGTTGGCAGTCGCGATCGCAACTGA
- a CDS encoding DUF3288 family protein: MTRQSEQRHPQEQKDRAIVERFQAEGKSDYNLAELARLRIRYRNFPGARELQADLDRFLTQWGLTEEELFDISRQLHAERIYNRNRNGEQEDWS, encoded by the coding sequence GTGACTCGTCAATCCGAACAACGACACCCGCAGGAACAGAAGGATCGCGCGATCGTCGAGCGCTTCCAAGCAGAAGGAAAAAGCGATTATAACCTCGCCGAACTCGCGCGCCTGCGGATTCGCTATCGCAATTTTCCCGGCGCGCGCGAACTGCAAGCCGATCTCGATCGCTTTTTAACCCAGTGGGGCTTGACAGAAGAGGAATTATTTGATATATCCCGTCAACTTCATGCCGAGCGAATTTACAATCGCAATCGTAATGGCGAGCAGGAAGATTGGAGTTAG
- a CDS encoding chlorophyll A-B-binding protein: protein MTAENQDPIAQPSNEEIAEPVEQPAFGWTAYAEKINGRFAMTGFILLLLLELWTGQSFWAWLGLR, encoded by the coding sequence ATGACAGCAGAAAATCAAGACCCGATTGCACAACCCTCAAACGAGGAAATTGCCGAACCCGTCGAGCAACCTGCTTTCGGTTGGACAGCCTATGCCGAAAAAATCAATGGACGTTTTGCGATGACCGGCTTTATCTTACTTTTATTGTTGGAACTTTGGACCGGACAAAGTTTCTGGGCGTGGTTGGGTTTGCGTTAA
- a CDS encoding ABC transporter ATP-binding protein: MLVPIYEIRDLVKTYPGQSQPVNNGITFAIEPGEIFGILGDNGAGKSTLVKQMVNLLPLGSGSIHFWGKEVRTIPEIVQVNVGYMPQESGAVNSLTVAEALYFTAHLRGMNRKEAQQERDRLLHQWQMEAWRDLVSSQLSGGQRRLLRLAVAMAGSPPVLILDEPTNDLDPQRRRLVWDNLRQLNGERGTTIILVTHDAIEAEKAIQRVGILRAGKLVALGRPSDLKRQVDRMLRLELFFASDYSPELPDGLVCDRMEPGRWRILLGRDRVDSTLNALDLERIDDFRLYSATLEDLYLHYATQP, translated from the coding sequence ATGCTCGTACCGATCTACGAGATTCGAGACTTGGTGAAAACCTATCCGGGACAGTCGCAACCCGTTAACAATGGTATTACCTTCGCGATCGAACCGGGGGAAATTTTCGGCATTCTCGGAGACAACGGTGCAGGAAAAAGCACGCTTGTCAAGCAAATGGTGAATTTATTGCCGCTCGGTTCGGGCAGCATTCACTTTTGGGGAAAAGAGGTCAGAACTATTCCCGAAATCGTACAGGTTAATGTGGGTTATATGCCCCAAGAGAGCGGCGCGGTCAATAGCCTAACCGTAGCTGAAGCGCTCTATTTTACGGCGCACCTGCGCGGGATGAACCGCAAAGAAGCGCAACAAGAGCGCGATCGCCTCCTGCACCAATGGCAAATGGAAGCATGGCGCGATCTCGTCAGTTCCCAATTATCCGGCGGACAGCGACGACTCTTACGATTAGCGGTTGCGATGGCGGGTTCGCCGCCCGTACTGATTTTGGACGAACCCACCAACGATCTCGATCCTCAGCGACGGCGACTTGTTTGGGACAACTTGCGGCAATTAAACGGGGAACGGGGAACCACAATTATTTTGGTGACGCACGATGCAATTGAGGCAGAAAAAGCGATTCAGCGCGTGGGAATTTTGCGGGCGGGAAAGTTAGTCGCCCTCGGTCGTCCCAGCGACTTGAAACGACAGGTGGATCGAATGTTACGTTTGGAGCTATTTTTTGCGAGCGACTATTCCCCAGAACTGCCCGATGGTTTGGTTTGCGATCGCATGGAACCGGGACGCTGGCGGATTTTATTAGGACGCGATCGCGTCGATAGCACTCTCAATGCCCTCGATTTGGAGCGAATCGACGATTTTCGCCTTTATTCTGCCACCTTAGAAGACTTGTACCTGCATTATGCAACTCAACCGTAA
- a CDS encoding ABC transporter permease, giving the protein MQLNRKPLPPLLQLLDLCCIELSNWRWSWQAIALTATISPVLSIIALGTFAPNGDREAKSAILIGSLVMSLMFGNLGNLSSRFAYMRFSGVLDFYMTLPVRRSLLILAVVLAFFLLSFPALLVTLLFGSWFLQLPLTLHWLLWLAIPLCVVPLAGVGAAIGIKAPNPEVTGAVTLLVTMLALFIGPVLLPASRLPRIVQFLGDFSPATHAATVLRQTLLEPPTSSFFLSCGVLLGFSLLTFWLVSRSLQPKGN; this is encoded by the coding sequence ATGCAACTCAACCGTAAGCCCCTTCCTCCCCTGCTACAATTACTCGATCTCTGCTGCATCGAACTGAGTAACTGGCGTTGGTCGTGGCAAGCGATCGCGCTGACAGCCACCATCAGCCCCGTCCTCAGTATCATCGCCCTCGGAACCTTTGCCCCGAACGGCGATCGCGAAGCGAAAAGCGCGATTTTAATCGGCAGTTTGGTGATGTCATTGATGTTTGGCAATTTGGGCAACCTCTCCTCCCGCTTTGCCTATATGCGCTTTTCCGGGGTGCTGGATTTCTACATGACACTCCCCGTTCGGCGATCGCTCCTTATTCTAGCGGTCGTTCTCGCCTTTTTCCTGCTTTCCTTCCCTGCCTTACTCGTTACCTTATTATTCGGTTCCTGGTTTTTACAACTCCCGCTAACCCTTCATTGGCTCTTATGGCTGGCAATTCCGCTCTGCGTCGTGCCTTTGGCGGGCGTTGGTGCTGCGATCGGCATTAAGGCTCCCAATCCCGAAGTAACGGGCGCTGTAACGCTCCTCGTTACGATGCTAGCGCTCTTCATCGGCCCGGTTTTATTACCAGCTAGCCGTTTGCCCCGCATCGTGCAGTTTTTGGGCGACTTCAGCCCCGCAACTCATGCAGCGACCGTCTTGCGACAAACGCTGCTCGAACCCCCCACATCGAGCTTTTTTCTCAGTTGCGGCGTACTGCTGGGGTTCTCGCTTCTAACCTTCTGGTTAGTATCGAGAAGCTTGCAACCTAAAGGCAATTAG
- a CDS encoding serine hydrolase yields the protein MPFFQKDEGLEQLGTEIIETTRAQFPSLARDRLALTWIVYDPPAISNTGGAMRPEEFWAHPVRGFSYRGLERIYPASVVKLFYLVAMHEWLETDMAAPSTEVERSMRDAIVDSSNDATSLIVDVLTGTTSGPELPTGPFETWKYQRNLVNRYYQSLGWPELEGVNVNQKTWGDGPYGRERAFVGELMDNRNMLTADAVARLLHAIIGGVAVSSVRSQAMMKLLERDPNSAKDTLEPEEENQVKGFLGEGLPRDAKLWSKAGWTSRVRHDAAYVEIPDLSPYLLVVFTEGQGNNLGLLPFVSQQIVAAMAKISRATF from the coding sequence ATGCCTTTTTTTCAGAAAGACGAGGGCCTCGAACAACTTGGAACCGAAATTATCGAAACGACCCGCGCTCAATTTCCCAGCTTAGCGCGCGATCGACTCGCCTTGACCTGGATTGTTTACGATCCGCCCGCAATCTCCAATACCGGCGGTGCGATGCGACCGGAGGAATTTTGGGCGCATCCGGTACGCGGGTTTAGCTATCGGGGGCTGGAGCGTATTTACCCGGCGAGCGTGGTGAAGTTATTCTATCTAGTCGCGATGCACGAATGGCTAGAAACGGATATGGCTGCGCCCTCTACCGAAGTCGAACGATCTATGCGCGATGCGATCGTCGATTCGAGCAACGATGCCACCAGTTTAATCGTCGATGTGCTGACCGGAACCACCAGCGGCCCCGAACTGCCGACGGGACCCTTTGAAACTTGGAAGTACCAACGCAATCTCGTCAACCGTTATTATCAATCTTTGGGATGGCCTGAATTAGAAGGGGTTAACGTCAACCAAAAGACTTGGGGAGACGGCCCCTACGGTCGAGAACGCGCTTTTGTCGGCGAGTTAATGGACAATCGCAATATGCTGACCGCAGATGCAGTAGCGCGGCTTCTCCACGCGATTATCGGCGGTGTTGCCGTATCGAGCGTGCGATCGCAAGCGATGATGAAATTGCTCGAGCGCGATCCAAACAGCGCCAAAGATACCTTAGAACCGGAAGAAGAAAATCAAGTCAAAGGCTTTTTGGGTGAGGGATTGCCGCGCGATGCTAAACTTTGGTCGAAAGCGGGTTGGACGAGTCGCGTGCGTCACGATGCGGCCTATGTGGAAATTCCCGACCTTTCGCCCTATCTCCTCGTTGTTTTCACTGAAGGTCAGGGAAATAATTTGGGGCTTTTGCCTTTTGTTTCCCAACAGATTGTTGCAGCAATGGCAAAGATTTCGCGAGCTACATTCTAA
- a CDS encoding RNA polymerase sigma factor, RpoD/SigA family: MPTANLDKVTGSPSFSADMVRAYLHEIGRVPLLGREQEIVYGKQVQKMMPLLCEKEALQAELGRVPTRTEWATRLGIEEMELDLILRQGDRAKRKMIEANLRLVVAIAKKYQKRNMEFLDLIQEGSLGLERGVEKFDPTKGYKFSTYAYWWIRQAITRAIAQQARAIRLPIHITEKLNKIKRVQRELSQKLGRSATPAEIAVELELDTSQIREYLSLSRQPISLDVRVGDNQDTELSELLEDDGLSPDTYMTQESLRQDLRNLLAELTPQQRSVINLRYGLEDGTELSLAKVGQRLNLSRERVRQLEQQALKHLKKRRSQVQEYIMAS; this comes from the coding sequence ATGCCCACTGCCAACCTAGACAAAGTTACCGGATCTCCCTCCTTCTCCGCAGATATGGTACGTGCTTATTTGCATGAGATCGGTCGCGTACCTTTGCTCGGTCGCGAACAGGAAATTGTTTACGGCAAACAAGTTCAAAAAATGATGCCTTTGCTGTGCGAGAAGGAAGCACTACAAGCGGAATTGGGGCGCGTTCCAACCCGGACGGAGTGGGCGACTCGCCTGGGAATTGAGGAGATGGAACTCGATTTGATTTTGCGACAAGGCGATCGCGCCAAGCGAAAAATGATCGAAGCGAACTTGCGTTTGGTGGTTGCGATCGCGAAAAAATACCAAAAGCGCAACATGGAGTTCCTCGATTTAATCCAAGAAGGCAGTTTGGGACTCGAACGCGGCGTTGAAAAATTCGATCCGACGAAGGGATATAAGTTTTCCACCTATGCTTATTGGTGGATTCGTCAGGCGATTACGCGCGCGATCGCGCAACAGGCTAGGGCGATTCGGCTTCCGATCCACATTACCGAAAAACTCAACAAAATCAAGCGCGTTCAGCGCGAACTCTCTCAAAAGCTGGGGCGCAGCGCTACGCCTGCCGAAATTGCCGTCGAATTGGAACTCGATACCTCCCAGATTCGGGAGTATCTAAGTTTGTCGCGACAACCGATTTCTCTGGACGTGCGCGTTGGCGACAACCAAGACACGGAACTGTCCGAGTTATTAGAAGATGACGGACTTTCCCCAGATACTTATATGACCCAAGAATCGCTGCGTCAGGACTTGCGAAATCTGTTAGCCGAACTTACGCCGCAACAGCGCAGCGTTATTAACTTGCGTTACGGATTGGAGGATGGGACGGAATTGTCTTTAGCGAAAGTCGGTCAAAGACTCAACCTCAGTCGCGAACGAGTGCGCCAACTCGAACAGCAGGCACTCAAGCATCTGAAGAAACGGCGATCGCAGGTGCAAGAATATATTATGGCCAGCTAG